The genome window ATAACTGATAATCTCCGGCTCAAAGGTAACTACGTCGCTGTTAAGAAGTATATATTGCAGGATTTGCTAGCCAAGATTAATGCGATATGGTTTGGGATCAAGAGAAGTTAGATTTTCTGCACATGACCTAATCTTTTCGCGATTGTTTATTTATACTGCACATAATATGCTAATACAGCATAGCAATCTCAATCGACGGCTCAATTACAGGATCGGCGCTTAATTATAATTACGTTGCTTATTATAGACCACAATTCGTTTTTCTACGAGATACATGAAATCGTTACGCTCAATAGCCACATCGCTGCGACAGAGCTTAGATAGCCACATGTATGAAATACTAAGCAAAGGCGCGCTGGCAGTTCTGATAAAAATCATTGGTGCCTGCATAACTTTTCTCTTTCATTTACTCCTTGCACGTCTACTCGGCGCAGAAGGCTCGGGATTATATTTCCTAGCGCTCGCTATAATTACACTATCCGCCGTTGTCGGACGCTTGGGCATGGACAATAGTGTAACCCGTTACGTTGCTGCTCACGCCATTGCAGAGGAATGGCAATCCGTGCGTGGGGTTGTGCGACATGCGCTATGGTTGTCACTTGCCATGTCAACCATACTGGCGGTCACGACATTTATCCTTGCGACCCCATTGTCGAAATACATTTTTAGCGAGCCGAATCTAGCAGAGCCACTCACCCTAATGTCACTTGCTATCGTGCCTCTGGCATGCATCACCATACTAGCTCGTGCACTGCAAGGTCTCAAAAACGTTCGTGATAGCATGCTAATACAAGGCGTGCTAATCCATGCGTTCGCCACTGCGTTAACATTCTTGCTGGCTTATTCTTATGGAGTTAATGGTGCTGTCCTGGCCTATGTTGCCGCCACGTTCCTTACCATGGGATATGGCGCGCTGATATGGTATTTATGCACTCGTAAACATGGGCAAGTAAGACCTCAATTCGCTCTCACAACACTGTTATCCAGCAGCTTTCCTTTGTTAGGAGCAACGCTTATACATCAACTCAACTTGGCACTACCTGTTCTATTACTTGGCTTCTGGTCGAGCAGTGTAGAGGTTGGACAGTATAGTGCAGCCCATAGAACGGCAGCACTGATTAGCCTACTACTGGTGGCTGCTAACTCGATTATTGCACCGAAGATCGCTGCTATCTACCGACAAGGCAATACCTATGCATTGGAACATATCGTGCGTCATAGCGCAATGATACTCACTATCATATCAGCACCGGCCATGCTGCTGTTCATGACAATACCTGATAAAATCATGTCTCTGTTTGGTCCCGAATTTACATCGGCTTGGGCCATACTCGTAATATTGACGATCGGTCAAATCATCAATGTCGTGACAGGCCCTGTCGGATTCTTGCTGACGATGACAGGCCGTGAAAGAAGCTATCTCGAAGCAAATTTCATTGCTTTGTTGATATCTGCAGCTGGATGTAGCATATTGATCCCTCTCTATGGCGGGACAGGAGCAGCAGTAGCCAGTGCAGCTGCACTCTCTATAGTCAATCTAGTACGTGTTAATTTTATACGTAAAGAAATAGGTATAATTGCTCTGCCATGGCCAATCAAAAAAGATCGGACACCACAAGAAATTATTGATTAATACCCGATACTGCGATTACTGTAACTTCAAGCTGACCTGTAAATCACAGCCATAAATTTATGGCCGAGACTACAGCGATTTCACCGTCTGCCCTTATTTCAATACATTCGTATCGGTATATTCTTATAAAGTCTGCGATAGCAGGATCATATAACGACATTTTATGC of Candidatus Methylacidiphilales bacterium contains these proteins:
- a CDS encoding oligosaccharide flippase family protein: MKSLRSIATSLRQSLDSHMYEILSKGALAVLIKIIGACITFLFHLLLARLLGAEGSGLYFLALAIITLSAVVGRLGMDNSVTRYVAAHAIAEEWQSVRGVVRHALWLSLAMSTILAVTTFILATPLSKYIFSEPNLAEPLTLMSLAIVPLACITILARALQGLKNVRDSMLIQGVLIHAFATALTFLLAYSYGVNGAVLAYVAATFLTMGYGALIWYLCTRKHGQVRPQFALTTLLSSSFPLLGATLIHQLNLALPVLLLGFWSSSVEVGQYSAAHRTAALISLLLVAANSIIAPKIAAIYRQGNTYALEHIVRHSAMILTIISAPAMLLFMTIPDKIMSLFGPEFTSAWAILVILTIGQIINVVTGPVGFLLTMTGRERSYLEANFIALLISAAGCSILIPLYGGTGAAVASAAALSIVNLVRVNFIRKEIGIIALPWPIKKDRTPQEIID